The DNA segment TCGTTCTGGAAACCCTTGGCCTGGTGCGCTCGATGCCGGGCAAAGGCGTGGTAGTGCTCGACGCCCAACTCAGCGACAGCCAAAGCCACGACAGCGCGGTGGCCGGCGCCAGCCTCGAAGACGTGCTGCAACTGCGTTACACCCTTGAGCCGTTCATCGTCGGGCTGGTCGCGCAGTCGATCAGCAGCAAGGAAGTCGGGCAATTGCGCCTGACCCTGATGGACATGCGCGAAGCCCTTGAAGCGGGCGACAGCGAAGCCGGGGTCAGCGCCTACATCGCCTTCCACGAAGAGCTGTTCACCCTGACCTCGAACCCGATCTTTCAGAGCGTGGTGCAGCAGACCAGCAACGCGCTCAAGCAAAGCGCCGAAGTGCTGCGCAATTCACCTGAGCATCTGGCCGAACGCCTGGAAGAAAACGAAGCGGTGGTGCGCGCGATCCGCAGCAAGAACAGCGCCCAGGCCAGCGCCGAAATGCGCCGGCACATTCTGCGCGAAGGTCAGCGCATGGGCATTGAGTTGAACATTCCGGATGACCACCTCAGCAACTGACTTTCTTCACACTGGAGACCGGCCATGAACAGCCTTGCCACGTCGCCGCACACTCGTCAGATGTCGGCGCCCCTGCCCTTCTCCCGCCTGCGGACGCCGGCAGATGATCTGTACCCGCGGCTGTTCGACGCGATTCTGGACCAGCGAATCGATCCGGCCAGCCGCTTCACCGAAGACAGTCTCAAGCAGATGTTCGGGGTCAGCCGCGCCGATGTGCGCCGAGTACTGACGCAGTTGTCCCACGAGCAGGTGATTGTGCTGCGCGCCAATCATCGGCCACGGGTGGCCGCACCGGATGCCGAGCAGACCCGACAGACCCTGCATGCGCGGCGCCTGACCGAAGCGACACTGGT comes from the Pseudomonas sp. RSB 5.4 genome and includes:
- a CDS encoding FadR/GntR family transcriptional regulator, with product MITTSTVVNSVVEKLRAALARGQWRSGDMLPGQRELAEQLGISRPSLREAVIVLETLGLVRSMPGKGVVVLDAQLSDSQSHDSAVAGASLEDVLQLRYTLEPFIVGLVAQSISSKEVGQLRLTLMDMREALEAGDSEAGVSAYIAFHEELFTLTSNPIFQSVVQQTSNALKQSAEVLRNSPEHLAERLEENEAVVRAIRSKNSAQASAEMRRHILREGQRMGIELNIPDDHLSN